The following are from one region of the Pseudohongiella spirulinae genome:
- a CDS encoding PhoX family protein: MPDQTQQANSRRSFIKGSLTGSAMAAALSSAPFVKALQSASTPGLSSRRTESPYGPLRPVKDEVTGLELLQLPAGFSYATLSWTGDLMSNGDAVPPGHDGMGVITVDGDNIVLVRNHELGAGRMLPASAVYDGVRLATGNQAAGGNTTLHFSRATRREVATIPSLGGTLANCAGGVTPWGTWLSCEETVNDMTADGGRRHGYVFEVRADAEQTTAVPIVGMGRYKHEAAAVDPVTSFVYLTEDNRNRSPLYRYLPDDTSQQAGSLEQGGRLQAARVKGVHAADLLTPALGEEYDLEWIDVADPDADPVGDSSGPCVQARAGGALTISRGEGIWYADGLVYIVDTSAGYDDEGRPGHGNGAVWMLDPQQNRLRCIFASSDEVMANNPDNVTISPRGGIVMCEDGGGVQDEFGFGERVMGLTPTGDSYIFAKNNIVLSDTDIAVSGKVAEPGDYRNREIAGACFDPSGEFLFINIQTPGITFAIWGPWDRGPI; encoded by the coding sequence ATGCCTGATCAAACACAGCAAGCCAACTCTCGACGCTCCTTCATCAAGGGAAGTCTGACGGGCAGCGCCATGGCGGCCGCTTTGTCATCAGCGCCGTTTGTTAAAGCACTGCAGTCGGCCTCGACACCCGGTCTAAGCTCTCGTCGTACCGAAAGCCCCTATGGTCCCTTGCGTCCGGTTAAGGATGAGGTAACAGGTCTTGAGCTGCTGCAACTGCCAGCGGGTTTCAGCTACGCCACGTTGTCGTGGACGGGCGACTTGATGAGTAACGGTGACGCAGTGCCGCCGGGTCATGACGGCATGGGTGTGATTACTGTTGATGGTGACAATATTGTTCTGGTGCGAAATCATGAACTGGGTGCCGGCCGAATGCTGCCGGCCAGCGCTGTCTATGACGGCGTCAGGTTGGCAACCGGTAATCAGGCGGCGGGTGGAAACACAACGCTGCATTTCTCGCGCGCAACGCGTCGCGAAGTGGCGACAATTCCCAGTCTGGGTGGCACTCTGGCCAATTGCGCCGGCGGTGTGACGCCGTGGGGGACATGGTTGTCCTGCGAGGAAACTGTTAATGACATGACGGCCGACGGTGGTCGTCGCCACGGCTATGTGTTTGAGGTCCGGGCAGACGCTGAGCAGACCACGGCGGTACCGATCGTTGGCATGGGGCGTTATAAACACGAGGCCGCTGCTGTTGATCCGGTGACCAGCTTTGTCTACCTGACGGAGGACAATCGCAATCGCTCGCCTCTCTACCGCTACCTGCCTGATGATACCAGTCAGCAAGCCGGGTCGCTGGAGCAGGGAGGGCGCCTCCAGGCCGCCAGAGTCAAGGGTGTGCATGCTGCCGACTTGCTGACACCAGCACTGGGTGAGGAGTATGACCTGGAATGGATTGATGTGGCGGACCCTGATGCTGATCCTGTCGGCGATAGCAGCGGCCCATGTGTGCAGGCGCGGGCTGGCGGGGCGCTGACCATCAGTCGTGGCGAAGGCATCTGGTACGCCGACGGGCTGGTTTATATCGTCGATACCAGCGCCGGGTATGATGACGAAGGCCGGCCAGGACATGGCAATGGCGCGGTCTGGATGCTGGATCCGCAGCAGAATCGCCTGCGCTGTATTTTCGCCTCAAGCGATGAGGTGATGGCCAATAATCCTGACAACGTCACCATCAGCCCAAGAGGTGGCATCGTTATGTGTGAAGATGGTGGCGGCGTGCAAGATGAGTTTGGTTTCGGCGAACGTGTCATGGGGTTGACGCCGACCGGTGACAGCTACATATTCGCAAAAAACAACATTGTGCTCTCGGATACCGACATCGCTGTCAGCGGCAAAGTGGCTGAACCGGGAGACTATCGGAATCGCGAAATCGCAGGCGCCTGTTTTGACCCGTCAGGTGAGTTTCTGTTTATCAATATCCAGACTCCCGGTATAACGTTTGCGATCTGGGGGCCCTGGGACCGCGGACCGATTTAA
- a CDS encoding (2Fe-2S)-binding protein, producing MYVCICQQITDKQIREFCEGRQVSMAQARAELGIASDCGRCGKFAKQIIAESALTTGVSSIAYAA from the coding sequence ATGTACGTTTGTATCTGCCAGCAAATTACTGATAAACAGATCCGTGAGTTCTGCGAGGGTCGCCAGGTATCCATGGCGCAGGCCCGTGCTGAGCTTGGAATTGCATCGGATTGTGGTCGTTGTGGTAAGTTTGCGAAGCAGATCATAGCTGAGTCGGCACTGACGACCGGTGTTTCTTCCATCGCTTACGCTGCCTGA
- the bfr gene encoding bacterioferritin codes for MKSDKTMIKHLNKALGNELVAINQYFLHSRMFKDRGLSKLADKEYEESIDEMKHADQLIERILFLEGLPNLQSLGKLLIGEHTKEMLSCDLQLEQQAIPDLRDGIEYAESIRDYVSRDLLASILASEEEHVDWLETQLGLIDSVGLENYQQSMM; via the coding sequence ATGAAGTCTGACAAAACCATGATCAAACATCTGAATAAAGCGCTGGGCAATGAGCTGGTGGCGATTAATCAGTATTTTTTGCACTCACGTATGTTCAAGGATCGCGGCCTGAGCAAATTGGCTGACAAAGAGTACGAAGAGTCTATCGATGAAATGAAGCATGCAGATCAATTGATCGAGCGCATTCTGTTTCTGGAAGGGCTGCCCAATTTGCAAAGCCTGGGCAAATTGCTTATCGGTGAGCATACCAAAGAGATGTTGAGCTGCGATCTGCAGCTGGAGCAGCAGGCTATTCCGGATCTGCGTGACGGTATTGAGTATGCTGAATCGATTCGTGACTACGTGAGTCGTGATTTGCTGGCCTCGATTCTGGCGAGCGAAGAGGAGCACGTCGATTGGCTGGAGACGCAACTTGGCCTGATCGACTCGGTGGGCCTGGAGAACTACCAACAATCGATGATGTGA